From the Shewanella amazonensis SB2B genome, one window contains:
- a CDS encoding DUF484 family protein — translation MTDPKHRTEAPFDEQIIREYLIDNPDFFGRYPELLLAMRMSHTERGTVSLLERRQEMYRNRVAQLEEEITALMTQARRNEKIFRFNNDLQFKLLESEDLGDVRQILSQALMSEFGFTHVRLITVHDVDSELSAIWSNRLARGHYFGRLTASESRRLFGSEVGSVALTRLSEHCGQVVFAIASQDPAHFHPEMDNLLLDQLRRILDHLLPRL, via the coding sequence ATGACAGATCCAAAGCACAGGACGGAAGCGCCCTTTGATGAGCAGATAATTCGCGAGTATCTGATTGATAACCCTGACTTTTTTGGTCGTTATCCAGAACTCTTGCTGGCGATGCGCATGTCTCACACCGAGCGGGGCACAGTATCGCTGCTTGAGCGCCGTCAGGAAATGTACCGAAACCGCGTGGCCCAGCTTGAAGAAGAAATTACTGCCCTGATGACTCAGGCCCGCAGAAACGAAAAAATATTTCGCTTTAACAACGATTTGCAATTCAAGCTGCTGGAGAGTGAAGACCTGGGCGATGTAAGGCAGATTCTGTCTCAGGCATTGATGAGCGAGTTTGGCTTTACCCACGTCAGGCTTATCACTGTGCACGATGTGGACAGTGAACTGTCTGCCATCTGGAGTAACCGTCTCGCCCGCGGTCATTACTTCGGCCGTCTTACCGCCAGTGAATCGCGGCGTTTATTTGGTTCTGAAGTGGGCTCAGTGGCACTGACACGTTTATCCGAACATTGTGGTCAGGTGGTATTTGCCATCGCCAGTCAGGACCCGGCGCATTTTCATCCCGAGATGGACAACTTGCTGTTGGATCAACTACGGCGGATTTTGGACCATCTGCTGCCAAGGCTCTGA
- the dapF gene encoding diaminopimelate epimerase, giving the protein MIHFTKMHGLGNDFMVVDGVTQNVFFSPEQIRRLADRNFGIGFDQLLLVEPPYDPDLDFHYRIFNADGSEVEQCGNGARCFARFVRNKGLTQKHKIKVSTSAGKMTLRLERDGGVTVNMGVPILDPAQIPFKAKKFEKTYLLQSAQQTFLCGAVSMGNPHVVLEVDDITQAPVADVGAQLTRHERFPKGVNVGFMQVVAPDHIKLRVYERGAAETLACGSGACAAAVVGQLQGKLGSRVRVDLPGGSLTINWEGEGKPLWMTGPAQQVYDGQIQL; this is encoded by the coding sequence TTGATCCACTTCACCAAGATGCATGGTCTGGGCAACGACTTTATGGTTGTCGATGGTGTGACCCAGAACGTGTTCTTCTCGCCGGAACAAATTCGTCGTCTGGCCGACCGCAATTTCGGTATCGGGTTTGACCAGCTGTTGTTGGTTGAGCCGCCCTACGATCCGGACCTGGATTTTCACTATCGCATCTTCAATGCCGATGGCAGTGAGGTGGAACAGTGTGGCAATGGTGCCCGCTGCTTTGCCCGGTTCGTTCGCAATAAAGGGCTGACCCAAAAGCATAAAATCAAGGTTAGTACCAGTGCAGGCAAGATGACACTGCGCCTTGAACGCGATGGTGGCGTGACTGTGAATATGGGCGTTCCCATTCTCGACCCGGCACAAATCCCCTTTAAAGCTAAAAAATTTGAAAAAACCTATCTGCTTCAGTCGGCTCAACAAACCTTTTTATGTGGTGCTGTGTCCATGGGCAACCCCCATGTGGTGCTGGAAGTGGATGATATTACCCAGGCTCCGGTTGCAGACGTGGGCGCCCAGTTGACACGCCACGAACGTTTTCCCAAAGGTGTTAACGTGGGCTTTATGCAGGTTGTGGCCCCAGACCATATCAAGCTCAGAGTCTACGAGCGGGGGGCCGCCGAGACCCTCGCCTGTGGCAGCGGTGCCTGCGCAGCCGCCGTGGTGGGGCAGCTTCAGGGGAAATTGGGCAGCCGTGTCCGGGTAGACTTACCCGGTGGCAGTTTGACCATCAACTGGGAAGGTGAAGGTAAGCCCCTGTGGATGACAGGCCCGGCACAACAGGTATACGACGGACAAATCCAGTTATGA
- the lysA gene encoding diaminopimelate decarboxylase: MDHFLYREERLFAEECDVAGLAAEHGTPLYVYSRATLERHWHAFDGAVASHPHLICYAVKANSNLAVLNVLARLGSGFDIVSGGELSRVLEAGGDPAKVVFSGVGKTVAEMELALNTGIMCFNLESGAELELLNEVAGRLGKVAPVSLRVNPDVDAGTHPYISTGLKENKFGIPMEEAEALFARAAALPNLAVKGVDCHIGSQLTELKPFLDAMDRMLALIDRLAEQGIVIEHFDVGGGLGVTYNGETPPHPDVYAAAILEKLNGRPLKLIFEPGRAIAANAGIFVTQVLYTKDNGDKRFVIVDGAMNDLIRPSLYGAWQNIIPAVKTNEPTTRCDVVGPVCETGDFLGKDRELAAGSGDLLVVRSAGAYGFTMASNYNTRPRAAELMVDGDKAYVVREREKLSQLWQGEQLLP; this comes from the coding sequence TTGGATCATTTTCTCTATCGTGAAGAGCGGCTGTTTGCCGAAGAGTGCGATGTGGCAGGTCTCGCAGCCGAACATGGCACGCCCCTGTACGTTTATTCCCGTGCCACCCTCGAACGCCACTGGCACGCCTTCGATGGTGCTGTAGCGAGCCATCCACACCTGATTTGCTATGCGGTAAAAGCTAACTCCAACCTGGCGGTGCTCAATGTGCTGGCCCGGCTTGGCAGTGGTTTCGACATCGTCTCCGGTGGTGAACTTAGCCGCGTGCTCGAAGCCGGCGGTGACCCAGCCAAAGTCGTATTTTCCGGGGTGGGCAAAACCGTGGCCGAGATGGAGCTGGCGCTCAATACCGGCATTATGTGCTTTAACCTGGAATCCGGCGCCGAGCTTGAGCTCCTGAATGAAGTGGCTGGTCGTCTTGGCAAGGTGGCGCCAGTGTCGCTGCGTGTTAACCCCGATGTGGACGCAGGTACCCATCCTTATATTTCTACCGGCCTGAAAGAAAACAAATTCGGTATTCCCATGGAGGAGGCGGAGGCCCTGTTTGCCCGCGCCGCCGCGTTGCCGAATCTGGCAGTGAAGGGGGTGGATTGTCACATTGGTTCGCAGCTGACCGAACTCAAGCCCTTCCTCGATGCCATGGACCGCATGCTGGCGTTGATTGACCGTCTGGCAGAGCAGGGCATTGTGATTGAACACTTCGATGTAGGTGGCGGCCTTGGTGTGACCTACAACGGTGAAACCCCGCCGCATCCGGATGTGTATGCCGCTGCGATTCTTGAGAAGCTCAATGGCCGCCCGCTTAAGCTGATTTTCGAGCCCGGCCGTGCCATTGCCGCCAACGCCGGTATCTTTGTTACTCAGGTGCTTTACACCAAGGATAATGGCGACAAACGCTTTGTGATTGTCGATGGCGCCATGAATGACCTTATCCGCCCGTCGCTTTACGGCGCCTGGCAAAACATCATTCCTGCAGTCAAAACCAATGAGCCGACTACCCGCTGTGACGTGGTTGGCCCTGTGTGTGAGACCGGTGATTTCCTCGGTAAAGACCGTGAGTTGGCGGCGGGCAGTGGCGATCTTCTGGTGGTACGCAGCGCCGGTGCCTACGGTTTTACCATGGCGTCGAACTACAATACCCGCCCCCGCGCCGCTGAGCTGATGGTCGATGGCGACAAGGCGTATGTGGTGCGCGAGCGGGAAAAACTCAGTCAGCTCTGGCAAGGAGAGCAACTCCTGCCGTAA
- the lptM gene encoding LPS translocon maturation chaperone LptM, whose product MRLYLSLLLVSLLLLGCGQKGPLYKTPPAPDNQAQQPAAPVAADTPSTDARKQ is encoded by the coding sequence ATGAGACTGTATTTATCCCTATTGCTTGTTAGCCTGCTGCTATTGGGCTGTGGCCAGAAAGGTCCGCTCTACAAGACACCGCCTGCTCCCGATAATCAGGCCCAGCAACCGGCAGCGCCAGTGGCAGCCGATACTCCCAGCACCGATGCGCGCAAACAATAA
- the cyaY gene encoding iron donor protein CyaY — MAMTDTEFHHLADEMFNIIESAIENAIDNEDADVDIDSSGGVLQLTFDDNSKVVINKQEPLHEIWLATRFGGYHFGFKEGKWIDERNGGAEFMPFLKESIKRQANLDLCW, encoded by the coding sequence ATGGCGATGACAGACACAGAGTTTCACCATTTGGCCGACGAGATGTTCAATATCATTGAAAGCGCCATCGAAAACGCCATCGACAATGAAGATGCTGACGTGGACATCGACAGTTCCGGCGGGGTGTTACAACTGACTTTCGACGATAATTCCAAAGTCGTTATCAACAAGCAGGAACCGCTGCACGAAATCTGGCTGGCAACCCGCTTTGGTGGCTATCACTTTGGTTTTAAAGAGGGTAAATGGATTGACGAGCGTAACGGCGGTGCCGAATTTATGCCGTTTTTGAAAGAATCCATCAAGCGCCAGGCCAATCTGGACCTGTGCTGGTAA
- a CDS encoding class I adenylate cyclase gives MIAHSRWSTSALSLSDRLNKVRLARALALLSPLKRHLLHAIPLLLHFHGPRIPGYNGHATPCGLAGFEPQEPHLEAARVLSLGLPSLRADWPYAIEGIYAMGSTGSFGQNPFSDVDVWVIHEPNLSADDIQALADKLVLLHQWFAGFEFEVNFYLVHPFQFRADKSYSGNGRVRLGVEHSGSAQHWLLLEEFYRTQICLGGKPLYWWPDARPSSDGLWLGDVQSLPASEYFSASLWQLYKGLVKPHKALLKVLLLEAYAWRYPNTEQLSTRVWLHTTKGDFSTANDPYFLLYEAIEEYLLAIEDHRRLEIVRRCFYLKCAVRLSHPQQPKDWRYLKMQLLVSAWEWPDALIQTLDDCEDWHTGQLQWFNAQLNELMLVSYQKLLRFAANHGVNEGLRVEDLGMLTRKLHTCFNEDKHLVSKLNPLWSSRLQEPVLTVITSQSDGTHYLYRQEPQASALKGEAAVYVADNLASLLLWACINQVCDDQTQWFSYGERRLGARLAATDKRLREAIKDTELKVSKQDLCQPWHYRKLVLVVNLEHDPTPDWPGQEVLVDIMNANLFSLGRKQLNMLGSLDVLSFNSWGEWHAHHFEGEQALLKAMTFLAPGIRRAAGRLDLRTLGCSARLTFQLELAVHSLLKQVAKLSCQASASSTLVQPLRIGNRNYGLFFNTLGVAYEDLADAPSIYKQMSRGHLLSIPRPELGDDPFASVPELIQDYATEDVIQYFLRPREEGIDVFILNHKNEISHYVQHGTTVEALVSKVSQQHAFEGLYEMHGRFNLPQFFQLVRMQGELKAQPVGMVREDMGAEF, from the coding sequence ATGATCGCGCACAGTCGGTGGTCAACATCTGCTTTGAGCTTGTCAGACCGCCTCAACAAGGTCCGACTGGCCCGGGCCCTGGCCCTGCTTTCTCCCCTCAAACGGCATCTTCTTCACGCGATCCCGCTGTTGCTGCACTTTCACGGCCCTCGAATTCCCGGCTACAACGGCCATGCCACACCCTGTGGGCTGGCAGGTTTTGAACCCCAGGAACCCCATCTGGAAGCCGCCAGGGTATTGTCTCTTGGACTTCCCAGCCTGCGTGCCGACTGGCCTTATGCCATCGAAGGTATTTATGCCATGGGCAGTACCGGTAGCTTCGGACAAAACCCCTTCAGCGACGTTGATGTGTGGGTTATCCACGAGCCTAATTTATCGGCCGATGACATTCAGGCACTGGCCGATAAGTTGGTGCTCTTACATCAATGGTTTGCGGGCTTTGAGTTTGAGGTGAACTTTTATTTGGTGCATCCGTTTCAATTTCGAGCCGACAAAAGTTATTCGGGTAACGGGCGGGTAAGGCTGGGGGTGGAACACAGTGGCAGTGCCCAGCACTGGCTGCTCCTGGAAGAGTTTTACCGCACCCAAATTTGCCTCGGTGGCAAGCCTTTGTATTGGTGGCCCGATGCCCGGCCCAGCAGTGACGGCCTCTGGTTGGGGGATGTACAAAGCTTGCCCGCCAGCGAGTATTTCAGTGCCTCCCTGTGGCAGCTCTACAAGGGGTTGGTCAAACCCCACAAGGCATTACTCAAGGTGTTGCTGCTTGAGGCCTACGCCTGGCGTTACCCCAATACAGAGCAATTGAGTACCAGGGTATGGCTTCACACGACCAAGGGGGATTTTTCCACTGCCAACGACCCTTACTTCTTATTGTACGAGGCGATAGAGGAATATTTGCTTGCGATAGAAGATCACCGGCGGCTTGAGATTGTTAGGCGCTGCTTCTATCTCAAGTGCGCCGTTCGCTTAAGCCATCCCCAGCAACCGAAGGATTGGCGCTACCTGAAAATGCAGTTGTTGGTGTCAGCCTGGGAGTGGCCAGATGCCCTTATTCAGACTCTGGATGACTGTGAAGATTGGCACACGGGGCAACTTCAGTGGTTCAATGCTCAGTTGAATGAATTGATGCTGGTAAGCTATCAGAAGCTGCTGCGCTTTGCAGCCAACCACGGCGTTAATGAGGGGCTCAGGGTCGAAGATCTGGGCATGCTCACCCGTAAGCTGCATACCTGCTTTAATGAAGACAAACATCTGGTTTCCAAGTTGAATCCGCTCTGGAGCAGCCGCTTGCAAGAACCGGTGCTAACTGTCATCACCAGCCAGTCTGATGGAACCCACTACCTCTATCGTCAGGAGCCACAGGCGTCGGCATTAAAGGGTGAAGCGGCAGTGTATGTGGCAGACAACCTCGCGTCGCTGCTGCTCTGGGCGTGTATAAACCAGGTGTGTGATGACCAGACCCAGTGGTTCAGTTACGGGGAGCGCAGGTTGGGTGCACGCCTTGCGGCCACAGATAAACGTTTGCGTGAGGCAATTAAGGATACAGAGCTTAAGGTATCCAAGCAGGATCTCTGTCAGCCCTGGCACTATCGAAAGCTGGTGTTAGTGGTCAACCTTGAACATGACCCCACCCCCGATTGGCCAGGGCAGGAAGTTCTGGTGGATATCATGAATGCGAACCTCTTTTCTCTGGGGCGTAAGCAGCTCAACATGCTGGGCTCGCTGGATGTGCTGTCATTCAATTCCTGGGGCGAGTGGCATGCACACCATTTTGAAGGGGAGCAGGCACTTCTAAAGGCCATGACCTTTTTGGCACCGGGGATCCGCAGGGCAGCGGGCAGGCTGGATCTGCGGACCCTGGGCTGCAGCGCCCGGTTAACCTTTCAGCTGGAGTTGGCGGTACATTCATTGCTGAAACAGGTTGCTAAGCTGAGTTGTCAGGCAAGCGCTTCATCAACCCTGGTACAGCCTCTGCGCATAGGTAACCGAAACTACGGACTCTTCTTTAATACCCTGGGCGTGGCCTACGAAGACCTTGCGGATGCGCCATCAATATACAAACAGATGAGCCGTGGTCATTTACTGTCTATCCCCAGGCCTGAATTGGGCGACGATCCGTTCGCCAGTGTGCCTGAGCTAATTCAGGACTATGCCACTGAGGATGTTATTCAGTATTTCCTGAGGCCGAGGGAAGAGGGGATTGATGTCTTTATTCTCAATCACAAAAACGAAATCAGTCACTATGTCCAGCATGGCACCACGGTGGAGGCTCTGGTGAGCAAAGTGAGCCAGCAACATGCCTTTGAGGGGCTTTACGAGATGCATGGCCGCTTTAATTTGCCGCAGTTTTTTCAGTTGGTGAGGATGCAGGGCGAACTGAAGGCCCAACCTGTGGGGATGGTGAGGGAAGATATGGGGGCCGAGTTCTAG
- the hemC gene encoding hydroxymethylbilane synthase, translating to MSQNLIRIATRKSPLAMWQAEFVKAELERIHPDLTVELLPMSTKGDVILDTPLAKVGGKGLFVKELEVAMLEGRADIAVHSMKDVPVDFPEGLGLEVICEREDPRDAFVSNTYKSIDELPQGAVVGTSSLRRQCQLRARRPDLIIKDLRGNVGTRLAKLDSGEYDAIILAAAGLIRLKLAERIAGFISTEESLPANGQGAVGIECRTNDERVKALLAPLEHKETRLRVLAERAMNTRLEGGCQVPIGAFAEIEADTLTLRGLVGNPDGSEVITGSVTGSTADAIALGHQLADDLLSRGAKTILDAVYARN from the coding sequence ATGTCTCAAAACCTTATTCGTATCGCGACCCGCAAAAGCCCCCTTGCCATGTGGCAGGCTGAGTTTGTTAAAGCAGAGCTCGAGCGCATTCATCCGGATTTGACCGTGGAACTGCTGCCCATGAGCACCAAGGGCGACGTTATTCTGGATACGCCTCTGGCCAAAGTGGGTGGTAAAGGCCTGTTCGTGAAAGAACTGGAAGTTGCCATGCTGGAAGGCCGTGCCGACATTGCCGTGCACTCCATGAAAGACGTGCCAGTGGATTTTCCGGAAGGCCTGGGTCTGGAAGTGATTTGTGAACGCGAAGACCCACGTGATGCTTTTGTGTCCAACACTTACAAGAGTATTGATGAGCTGCCACAGGGCGCCGTAGTCGGCACCTCCAGCCTGCGTCGACAGTGTCAACTGCGCGCCCGTCGTCCCGACCTGATAATCAAAGACCTGCGCGGTAACGTTGGCACCCGTTTGGCCAAACTCGACTCAGGCGAATACGATGCCATCATCCTCGCCGCGGCGGGTCTTATCCGCCTTAAACTTGCCGAGCGTATCGCAGGTTTTATCAGCACCGAAGAATCACTGCCCGCCAATGGACAGGGCGCTGTAGGCATTGAATGCCGTACCAATGATGAGCGTGTCAAAGCCTTACTGGCACCACTGGAGCACAAAGAAACCCGCCTGCGGGTGCTTGCCGAACGAGCCATGAATACCCGTCTGGAAGGGGGCTGTCAGGTGCCTATTGGTGCCTTTGCCGAAATCGAAGCCGACACCCTGACACTGCGTGGTTTGGTGGGTAACCCCGATGGCAGCGAAGTGATCACCGGCTCTGTGACAGGTTCAACTGCTGATGCCATTGCATTGGGTCATCAACTGGCGGACGACCTGCTCAGTCGTGGTGCAAAAACCATTCTGGATGCGGTCTACGCCCGGAACTGA
- a CDS encoding uroporphyrinogen-III synthase — translation MKLLLTRPEGKNAAMASALDALAIPYLVEPLLSVEAAAVTQAQLDELSRADILIFISTSAVSFATPWLKDQWPKATYYAVGDATADALALQGITAERSPADSQATEGLLTLPSLEQVSGKQIVIVRGKGGREAMADGLRLRGANVSYLEVYQRACPPLDAPASVSRWQSFGIDTIVVTSGEVLENLINLVPKDSFAWLRDCHIIVPSARVETQARKKGLRRVTNAGAANQAAVLDALGM, via the coding sequence ATGAAGCTGCTGCTCACCCGTCCTGAGGGCAAAAACGCCGCCATGGCCAGTGCACTGGATGCGCTGGCCATTCCTTATTTGGTGGAACCCTTGTTATCGGTGGAGGCAGCAGCCGTCACTCAAGCGCAGTTGGATGAACTTTCACGCGCCGACATACTCATCTTTATCAGTACCAGTGCGGTCAGTTTTGCCACCCCCTGGCTGAAGGACCAATGGCCAAAAGCCACCTATTACGCGGTGGGAGATGCCACTGCCGATGCCCTGGCTTTGCAAGGTATCACAGCCGAACGCTCACCCGCCGACAGCCAGGCCACAGAAGGTTTACTCACACTCCCCTCTCTGGAACAGGTGTCCGGTAAACAGATAGTCATAGTCCGGGGTAAAGGTGGCCGCGAAGCCATGGCCGATGGTTTGCGGCTTCGAGGGGCAAATGTGAGCTATCTTGAGGTCTATCAGCGGGCCTGTCCGCCGCTGGATGCCCCTGCAAGTGTCAGTCGCTGGCAATCCTTCGGTATAGACACCATAGTAGTGACCAGTGGTGAAGTACTGGAAAACTTAATAAATCTGGTTCCCAAAGACAGTTTTGCATGGCTCAGAGACTGTCATATCATAGTCCCCAGTGCCCGGGTCGAAACCCAGGCAAGGAAAAAGGGACTTCGTCGAGTCACCAACGCCGGAGCAGCAAACCAAGCCGCCGTACTGGACGCATTGGGCATGTAA
- a CDS encoding uroporphyrinogen-III C-methyltransferase yields MENQQQEAAAAESTTLPATPSSQPNDIAPKKEPRHGSSLAIRVGVLVALLMGGSALGGGYYLYQQLVEQYHYTLSVEEKQSASLKEPVSRLNQLEQRLKQIGQLETELGRLTADQSALERRLTNLSQKTPDDWLIAEADYLVRMAGRKLWLEQDPATALSLLKTADERIAAMQQPSLFSLRKALAADMEQVASVRSTDIAGNVYALDEIMKRIERLTPGRNKQEYTPPTDETISDSLNDWQTNLAKSWKALINDFVTVRQRTGDITPLLSPEQEWYLKENIRTKLLQAQLALYRHDELSFREAILMAGGWVKLYFSVDSGTGAQILERLDSLASLRIDAVPISKFQSSDMLRTLVQEGVKAPQPIPDPTPIPAVNPLPEPDQEPEPSAAAESEAEA; encoded by the coding sequence ATGGAAAACCAACAGCAAGAGGCCGCCGCAGCAGAGTCCACTACTTTGCCTGCCACACCGTCTTCTCAACCTAATGACATAGCCCCCAAAAAAGAACCCCGTCATGGCAGCTCGTTGGCCATACGAGTGGGAGTATTGGTGGCATTGCTTATGGGGGGAAGTGCCCTTGGCGGTGGCTACTACCTCTATCAACAGTTGGTGGAGCAGTACCACTACACACTGTCGGTGGAGGAGAAACAGAGTGCCTCGCTGAAAGAGCCGGTGTCACGCCTGAATCAATTGGAACAAAGGTTAAAGCAGATTGGCCAATTGGAGACTGAGCTTGGGCGCCTTACCGCCGATCAGAGTGCCCTCGAGCGTCGCCTGACCAACCTGTCTCAAAAAACGCCCGACGATTGGCTGATTGCCGAAGCTGACTATCTGGTGCGCATGGCAGGCCGTAAACTGTGGCTTGAGCAAGATCCCGCCACTGCGCTGAGCTTGCTGAAAACAGCCGATGAGCGGATCGCCGCCATGCAGCAGCCTTCACTGTTCAGCCTGCGCAAAGCACTGGCGGCCGATATGGAACAGGTGGCCTCTGTACGCAGTACCGATATTGCTGGCAACGTTTATGCGTTAGACGAAATCATGAAACGTATCGAGCGATTGACCCCGGGCCGTAATAAGCAGGAATACACACCACCGACCGATGAGACCATCAGCGACTCTCTGAATGACTGGCAAACCAACCTGGCAAAGAGTTGGAAAGCGCTGATTAATGACTTTGTGACCGTACGTCAACGCACCGGCGATATCACGCCGCTCCTTTCACCGGAACAAGAGTGGTATCTGAAAGAAAACATTCGCACCAAGCTGCTCCAGGCCCAGCTTGCGCTGTATAGACACGATGAACTGAGCTTCCGGGAAGCCATTTTAATGGCAGGTGGTTGGGTAAAACTTTACTTCAGTGTGGACTCAGGTACCGGGGCGCAAATACTTGAGCGTCTCGACTCTCTGGCGTCCCTGCGTATCGATGCAGTACCCATCAGTAAATTCCAGTCCAGCGATATGCTCAGAACCCTGGTTCAGGAAGGCGTCAAGGCACCTCAGCCAATCCCCGATCCCACGCCAATACCGGCAGTGAATCCGCTGCCCGAACCGGATCAGGAACCAGAACCTTCTGCGGCAGCCGAATCGGAGGCTGAGGCATGA
- a CDS encoding heme biosynthesis HemY N-terminal domain-containing protein — MIKTLIYLGIILIGLCLSPYIVGNTGYLYLSAWGYEIETSLVFAIVVLVIAYGVIVIAEWIAVKSISLVLGSRYLPERWRRNAAKRHTLNGALALAEENWPDAERFMAKGAAKGELPALNLLAAARAAQHQGKYAERDDYLEKAVTEPNAATAVFTTRTRYLLKQGQLERARTALNHLAPTSKSSAAVIKLAMEVYLAQQDWRAVRELLPAIKKHALLNDANFEDLSVRVSVKLLEQAGSKDWDSLDKEWQWLSRSEKQLSANRAAYALGLAKQGKKAEAVKLLLKDLESLPDPQVLALLPQVLNGQDEAPRQQLLKLAPRFEDVHEYHECVARLCQQAREFKTAYEHWRKACELNPSKENWLALAELDEQLGNTDLALQHYRRAAKA; from the coding sequence ATGATAAAAACGCTCATTTATCTTGGCATTATTCTGATTGGGCTCTGCTTGAGCCCCTACATTGTTGGCAACACCGGCTATCTGTATTTGTCAGCCTGGGGCTACGAAATTGAAACCAGTCTGGTGTTTGCCATTGTCGTGCTGGTGATTGCCTACGGCGTTATCGTGATTGCCGAATGGATAGCCGTTAAAAGCATCAGCTTGGTGCTGGGCAGCCGTTATCTGCCCGAACGCTGGCGACGCAATGCCGCCAAACGCCATACCCTGAACGGAGCACTGGCGCTTGCTGAAGAAAACTGGCCCGATGCTGAGCGCTTTATGGCCAAGGGAGCCGCCAAAGGTGAGCTGCCAGCACTGAATCTGCTCGCTGCAGCGAGGGCGGCTCAGCATCAGGGAAAATATGCCGAGCGTGATGACTATCTTGAAAAAGCTGTAACAGAGCCGAATGCGGCGACGGCCGTATTTACAACCCGCACCCGCTATCTGCTTAAACAGGGCCAATTGGAGCGTGCCAGAACTGCACTCAATCATTTGGCGCCGACCAGCAAAAGCAGCGCTGCGGTGATCAAACTTGCCATGGAAGTCTATCTTGCCCAGCAGGATTGGCGGGCAGTGAGAGAATTGTTACCTGCCATCAAGAAGCACGCACTGCTTAATGATGCCAATTTTGAAGATTTATCTGTCAGAGTAAGCGTGAAGCTGCTGGAGCAGGCTGGCAGCAAAGATTGGGACAGTCTGGATAAAGAATGGCAGTGGCTATCCCGCAGCGAAAAACAGCTCAGTGCCAATCGTGCTGCCTATGCACTTGGGCTTGCCAAACAAGGTAAAAAGGCCGAAGCCGTTAAACTGCTTCTTAAAGATCTGGAATCTTTGCCCGATCCTCAAGTTCTGGCGCTGCTTCCCCAAGTCCTAAATGGTCAGGATGAGGCTCCAAGGCAACAGTTGCTCAAGCTGGCACCCAGGTTCGAGGATGTGCATGAATATCACGAATGTGTGGCACGACTTTGCCAGCAAGCCAGGGAGTTTAAGACTGCCTACGAGCATTGGCGTAAAGCCTGTGAGTTAAATCCATCCAAAGAAAATTGGTTGGCACTCGCCGAGCTCGACGAGCAACTGGGCAATACCGACCTGGCGTTACAACATTACCGGAGGGCTGCCAAAGCCTGA